A window of Armatimonadota bacterium contains these coding sequences:
- a CDS encoding dihydrofolate reductase: protein MRKVIVLEHISLDGVIQAPGGPDEDTSGGFPYGGWISLFPDDVLGKFLRSQMNMPFDLLLGRITFEIWEPYWPQHADIWPNVNTATKYVASN, encoded by the coding sequence ATGAGAAAAGTCATTGTGCTTGAACATATCTCCCTTGATGGAGTTATTCAAGCCCCAGGCGGACCAGACGAAGATACAAGCGGTGGCTTCCCGTATGGCGGGTGGATAAGTCTATTTCCCGATGATGTTCTTGGAAAGTTCCTGAGAAGTCAGATGAATATGCCATTTGACCTGTTGTTAGGACGCATAACCTTTGAAATTTGGGAGCCGTACTGGCCTCAACACGCAGATATATGGCCTAACGTCAACACAGCGACTAAGTATGTTGCCTCAAAC
- a CDS encoding M48 family metalloprotease — protein MMLEFVRNDQELGSVLAHEVAHANQRHHVQLLERNFTPAVVAAVLTGGNPDAAAVADFVRFLLTRGFSREFEADRVGVRLMHRGRATASCASGRSCAA, from the coding sequence ATGATGCTGGAATTCGTGCGCAACGATCAAGAACTCGGCTCGGTGCTGGCGCATGAGGTCGCCCACGCAAACCAGCGGCACCACGTGCAACTGCTCGAACGGAACTTCACGCCGGCCGTCGTGGCCGCGGTGCTGACGGGCGGGAATCCGGACGCCGCTGCAGTCGCCGACTTCGTGCGCTTCCTGCTCACGCGGGGGTTCAGCCGCGAGTTCGAGGCCGACCGGGTGGGCGTGCGGTTGATGCACCGGGGGCGGGCGACTGCATCGTGCGCGTCCGGGAGGAGTTGCGCCGCCTGA
- a CDS encoding ComF family protein, translating to MRHGTAQPAVRSVLQPWGRALLDLLFPPRCQVCGAPDAFPVCTTCTGSFERIAPPVCQQCGRPLRGPADLVFTCIPCRKWKRHPLDCVRAFGVYDGLLREAIHALKYARRLALAEPLGEMLAGTILGESRLGATDALVPVPLHPRREGRRGFNQAEEIARTVSARCGLPVRRLLARRRDTQPQAGLDESERRDNVDGAFAVRGAVRGLQVLLIDDVVTTGSTLAACARALRTAGAAGVCAAAVAMTVRDP from the coding sequence ATGCGACACGGAACGGCGCAACCGGCGGTGCGGTCGGTGCTCCAGCCGTGGGGGCGGGCGCTGCTGGACCTGCTCTTCCCGCCCCGCTGCCAGGTGTGCGGCGCCCCGGATGCGTTCCCGGTCTGCACGACGTGCACGGGCTCGTTCGAGCGAATCGCCCCACCCGTCTGTCAGCAGTGCGGGAGGCCGCTGCGGGGTCCTGCCGACCTGGTGTTCACCTGCATCCCCTGCCGCAAGTGGAAGCGCCACCCGTTGGACTGCGTCCGGGCGTTCGGCGTCTACGACGGCCTGCTGCGGGAAGCGATCCACGCCCTCAAGTACGCCAGGAGGCTCGCGCTGGCCGAACCGCTGGGCGAGATGCTCGCGGGGACGATCCTCGGCGAGTCGCGGCTCGGGGCCACGGACGCGCTCGTACCCGTGCCGTTGCACCCGCGGCGGGAAGGACGGCGGGGCTTCAATCAGGCGGAGGAGATCGCCCGGACCGTCTCGGCGCGCTGCGGCCTGCCGGTTCGCCGGCTGCTCGCGCGACGACGGGATACGCAACCGCAGGCCGGCCTAGACGAGTCGGAGCGGCGCGACAACGTGGACGGCGCGTTCGCCGTCCGCGGTGCGGTGCGCGGGTTGCAGGTGCTGCTGATCGACGATGTGGTGACGACGGGCAGCACGCTGGCCGCCTGCGCCCGCGCGCTGCGCACGGCGGGCGCTGCGGGGGTGTGCGCGGCGGCGGTGGCGATGACGGTGCGCGACCCTTAG
- a CDS encoding ABC-2 family transporter protein, which yields MRQLLRVFGGYFRTTVAAQLQYRAVLVIWLLDLVLQPVIALGVWSAVARSRGETVGGFGPAEFAAYFLAVMVVDHLTFTWIMWEYDYRIRHGDFSTVLLRPIHPVVSDLADNVAYKLLTLVVLSPVVALLVWLFRPSVAFVPWAVAAFVPALVLAFALRFALEWTLAMAAFWTTRISAVNNLYWYVFALLAGFFAPLSLLPGPLRAIAEWLPFRWVMAFPVELLLGRLRPEEAAVGFAAQLAWIGIGVVALRAAYGAGVRRYAAVGG from the coding sequence GTGAGGCAGCTGTTGCGCGTCTTCGGCGGCTACTTCCGCACGACGGTGGCCGCGCAGCTGCAGTACCGGGCGGTGCTGGTGATCTGGTTGCTCGATCTCGTACTGCAACCGGTGATCGCGCTGGGCGTGTGGTCGGCGGTCGCGCGTTCCCGCGGGGAGACCGTCGGGGGCTTCGGGCCGGCAGAGTTTGCCGCCTACTTTCTCGCGGTGATGGTCGTCGACCACCTGACCTTCACGTGGATCATGTGGGAGTACGACTACCGGATCCGGCACGGTGACTTCTCGACGGTGCTGCTGCGCCCGATCCACCCCGTCGTCTCGGATCTGGCCGACAACGTGGCCTACAAGCTGCTCACGCTGGTGGTGCTCAGCCCCGTCGTGGCGCTGCTGGTGTGGCTGTTCCGTCCGTCGGTCGCGTTCGTGCCGTGGGCCGTGGCGGCGTTCGTGCCGGCGCTGGTGCTGGCGTTCGCGCTGCGCTTTGCGCTGGAGTGGACGCTGGCCATGGCCGCATTCTGGACGACGCGGATCTCGGCGGTGAACAACCTATACTGGTACGTCTTCGCCCTGCTCGCGGGATTCTTCGCGCCGTTGTCCCTGCTTCCGGGGCCGCTGCGCGCAATCGCGGAGTGGCTGCCCTTCCGCTGGGTGATGGCGTTTCCCGTCGAACTCCTCCTCGGCCGCCTGCGACCGGAGGAGGCCGCGGTGGGGTTCGCCGCCCAGCTGGCCTGGATCGGGATCGGCGTGGTCGCGCTGCGGGCCGCCTACGGTGCGGGTGTGCGCCGCTACGCGGCGGTGGGCGGTTGA
- a CDS encoding ATP-binding cassette domain-containing protein, with protein sequence MVDIEVRRLSKTYTVPEREAGLAAAIRSLVRRRWRAVEAVRSISFEVAAGEIVGFLGPNGAGKTTTLKMLSGLLHPTAGEARVLGHVPWRRERQFLRWITLVMGSRNQLNWDIPAADSFELNRAIYDIPDADYRRTVRELTELLDLEGLLRKPVRNLSLGERMKVEIAAALLHRPRVLFLDEPTLGLDVVMQRRIRQFVGEYNRRHGATVLLTSHYMADVEALCRRVIVIHHGRLLFDGDLSSLVERFAPTKVLTVALADGVSPDLREYGEILSREEGRVTLRVAKADTPRVIARLLADLPVSDLSVEDPPIEEVIEQVFSVPA encoded by the coding sequence ATGGTGGACATCGAAGTCCGCAGGCTGTCCAAGACCTACACGGTTCCCGAGCGCGAGGCCGGCCTCGCAGCGGCCATCCGCAGCCTGGTGCGGCGGCGGTGGCGGGCCGTGGAGGCTGTCCGGTCCATCTCCTTCGAGGTGGCCGCGGGGGAGATCGTGGGGTTCCTAGGCCCCAACGGCGCCGGCAAGACGACCACCCTCAAGATGCTGTCGGGTCTGCTGCACCCGACCGCGGGGGAAGCACGCGTCCTGGGGCACGTGCCGTGGCGTCGCGAGCGCCAGTTCTTGCGGTGGATCACGCTCGTCATGGGCAGCCGCAACCAGCTGAACTGGGACATCCCCGCGGCGGACTCGTTCGAGCTGAACCGCGCGATCTACGACATTCCCGACGCCGACTACCGCCGAACGGTGCGCGAGCTGACCGAACTGCTCGACCTCGAAGGCCTGCTGCGCAAGCCGGTGCGCAACCTCTCTTTGGGCGAGCGGATGAAGGTCGAGATCGCGGCCGCGCTGCTGCACCGCCCCCGCGTGCTGTTCCTGGACGAACCCACCCTCGGCCTCGACGTGGTGATGCAGCGGCGCATCCGCCAGTTCGTGGGCGAGTACAACCGCCGCCACGGCGCGACGGTGCTGCTGACCAGCCACTACATGGCCGACGTGGAAGCGCTGTGCCGCCGGGTGATCGTCATTCACCACGGACGGTTGCTGTTCGACGGAGACCTCTCCTCGCTCGTCGAGCGCTTCGCTCCCACGAAGGTGCTGACGGTGGCTCTCGCCGACGGGGTGTCGCCCGATCTGCGCGAGTATGGGGAGATCCTGTCGCGCGAGGAAGGCCGCGTGACGCTGCGGGTCGCCAAGGCCGACACGCCCCGTGTGATTGCGCGGCTGCTGGCCGATCTCCCGGTCAGCGACCTCAGCGTCGAGGATCCGCCTATTGAGGAAGTGATCGAGCAGGTCTTCTCGGTGCCGGCGTGA
- a CDS encoding dihydrodipicolinate reductase, protein MRPLRVVQYGLGPIGLGIARVLLARPHIELIGAVDVAPEKVGRDLGELLGREAVGIPVVPNVREALEADVVVHATQSHLHQVESQLLEIFAAGADVVSTCEELAYPWFHHAEAAHRLDVAACEHGVTVTGVGVNPGFVMDLLPVVLTAPCAAVRRVVVQRRVDAARRRTPLQRKVGVGLTEEEFRDRAASGGLGHVGLPHSVAMIAAALGWEVGAITDRVEPVLAEGGSEVAGLHQVASGIGAGEERIRLELTVAVGAEAPTDVVRIEGEPSLSVEIVGGLHGDVATCAIAANAIPTVRAAPAGLRTVIDLPPIRCAG, encoded by the coding sequence GTGCGACCGCTGCGCGTGGTGCAGTATGGGCTCGGGCCGATCGGGCTGGGGATCGCCCGCGTACTGCTGGCGCGGCCACACATCGAGCTGATCGGCGCCGTCGACGTCGCGCCCGAGAAGGTCGGGCGCGACCTGGGAGAACTGCTGGGGCGTGAAGCGGTGGGGATCCCGGTCGTGCCAAACGTGCGGGAGGCGCTCGAGGCCGACGTGGTCGTCCACGCGACCCAGTCCCACCTGCACCAGGTAGAAAGCCAGCTCCTCGAGATCTTCGCGGCCGGCGCTGACGTCGTCTCGACGTGCGAGGAGCTCGCCTACCCCTGGTTCCACCATGCGGAGGCCGCACACCGCCTGGACGTCGCGGCGTGCGAGCACGGCGTCACCGTCACCGGCGTCGGCGTGAACCCCGGGTTTGTGATGGACCTGCTGCCGGTCGTCCTGACGGCCCCGTGTGCCGCGGTACGACGGGTGGTCGTACAGCGACGGGTCGACGCGGCCCGACGGCGAACCCCGCTCCAGCGGAAGGTCGGCGTCGGGCTGACGGAAGAAGAGTTCAGGGACCGGGCGGCCTCCGGCGGGTTGGGGCACGTGGGGCTGCCCCACTCCGTGGCGATGATCGCGGCCGCCCTGGGCTGGGAGGTAGGTGCGATCACCGACCGTGTCGAGCCCGTCCTGGCGGAAGGCGGCTCCGAGGTGGCCGGCCTGCACCAGGTGGCATCGGGCATCGGGGCCGGGGAGGAACGGATCCGGTTGGAGCTCACAGTGGCGGTCGGGGCCGAAGCGCCCACAGACGTCGTACGGATCGAGGGGGAGCCCTCACTTTCCGTGGAGATCGTGGGCGGGCTGCACGGGGACGTGGCCACCTGTGCGATCGCCGCCAACGCGATCCCCACCGTGCGGGCCGCCCCCGCCGGGTTGCGGACGGTGATCGACCTGCCGCCGATCCGCTGCGCGGGCTAA
- a CDS encoding integron integrase, with translation MHARRAIWIGPGEVGWLVVHFPYDPQCVAKIKTIAGRRWHPEGKYWTVPRTDGVLARLLALFAGRPVEVDPALRPADRRRESATPADPAAAHPLPGPPGLLDRARQALRARHYSRRTEQAYAAWIARFVGFHGGRDPGEMGEREVNAFLTHLAVSDRVAASTQNQALAALLFLYHSVLQHPLGRVEGVVRARRPRRVPVVLSRQEVSAILDGLDGTTRLVCALLYGSGLRLLECLRLRVKDIDFQRHEVTVRDGKGGKDRVTMLPAAVAGQLQAHLERIRRQHAKDLARGLGRAPMPDALARKFPGADRQWAWQWVFPSSSHYVEPSTGVRHRHHLHESVIQRAVKEAIRRVGVTKHASCHSFRHSFATHLLEDGYDIRTVQELLGHKDVKTTMIYTHVLNRGGKGVRSPMDGLHPG, from the coding sequence ATGCACGCCCGGCGTGCGATCTGGATCGGGCCCGGCGAGGTGGGCTGGCTCGTCGTCCACTTTCCGTACGACCCGCAGTGCGTGGCGAAGATCAAGACCATCGCCGGCCGCCGCTGGCATCCTGAGGGGAAGTACTGGACAGTTCCCCGCACCGATGGAGTCCTCGCGCGCCTGCTGGCGCTGTTTGCGGGCCGTCCTGTTGAGGTGGACCCTGCGCTTCGCCCTGCAGATCGCCGCCGGGAATCGGCCACACCGGCCGACCCTGCGGCTGCTCACCCCTTGCCTGGGCCGCCCGGGCTCCTGGATCGGGCCCGTCAGGCCCTCCGTGCCCGCCACTACAGCCGGAGGACCGAACAGGCGTATGCGGCCTGGATTGCGCGGTTCGTTGGGTTCCATGGTGGGCGCGATCCCGGCGAGATGGGAGAGCGGGAAGTCAACGCGTTCCTGACCCACCTGGCCGTCAGCGACCGTGTGGCCGCCTCGACGCAGAACCAGGCCCTGGCCGCCCTCCTCTTTCTGTACCACAGCGTCTTGCAGCACCCGTTGGGCCGGGTCGAAGGGGTCGTGCGGGCGAGGCGCCCTCGACGGGTGCCGGTCGTCCTGAGCCGTCAGGAGGTCAGTGCAATACTGGACGGTCTCGATGGGACCACGCGTCTGGTCTGTGCGCTGCTGTACGGCTCCGGGCTGCGCCTGCTGGAGTGCCTGCGCCTGAGAGTGAAGGACATCGACTTCCAGCGCCACGAGGTGACCGTCCGCGACGGCAAGGGCGGTAAGGACCGGGTGACCATGTTGCCCGCCGCCGTGGCTGGCCAGTTGCAGGCTCATCTCGAGCGGATCCGCCGCCAGCATGCGAAGGATCTGGCGCGAGGCCTGGGTCGGGCGCCGATGCCGGACGCCCTTGCCCGCAAGTTCCCAGGGGCCGACCGCCAGTGGGCCTGGCAGTGGGTCTTCCCGTCCTCGTCCCACTATGTCGAGCCTTCGACGGGCGTGCGCCACCGGCACCACCTGCACGAGTCGGTCATCCAGCGGGCGGTGAAGGAGGCGATCCGCCGGGTGGGGGTGACCAAACACGCGTCCTGCCATTCCTTCAGGCACTCGTTCGCCACACACCTCCTGGAAGACGGGTACGACATCCGGACGGTGCAGGAGTTACTCGGCCACAAGGACGTGAAGACCACGATGATCTACACCCACGTGCTGAATCGCGGCGGGAAGGGGGTCAGGAGCCCGATGGACGGGCTACACCCCGGTTGA
- a CDS encoding DUF5666 domain-containing protein: MRRSLAVPLAVTIAVFSLTPALAHRHSGRVKSGRVKFEGTAVALAPWNSTFSVHVDRSGFALVTVWVQSFTRFEVDRRRDTRRGSLRDLRVGDRVEVEGLRLDDGRVLALKVEVEGRRDATAGRIATGVIVLRGPNVLTVLQRDGSSLRVWLTDQTRVVGQRQSVASLSHDDIVNVRGTVGDGALVARQIEVTFAAATSIGGVVTAKNSPTRLLILNGLVAVDVAGDVFLISGGRLGSFEEIPLGSMVTVWGAPASGAGIGGSFRARVIVY, encoded by the coding sequence ATGCGCCGCTCGCTGGCCGTACCGCTGGCCGTGACGATCGCCGTCTTCTCCCTGACTCCGGCCCTGGCACACCGGCATTCCGGGCGCGTGAAGTCCGGACGCGTAAAGTTCGAGGGAACCGCCGTCGCCCTGGCGCCCTGGAACAGCACGTTCAGCGTCCACGTGGACCGCAGCGGCTTCGCACTCGTGACGGTTTGGGTCCAGAGCTTCACGCGCTTCGAGGTCGACCGGCGTCGCGACACCCGGCGCGGTAGCCTGCGCGACCTGCGCGTGGGCGACCGCGTGGAGGTCGAGGGGCTGCGGCTGGACGATGGGCGTGTGCTGGCCCTGAAGGTGGAAGTCGAAGGACGCCGCGACGCCACAGCAGGGCGGATCGCGACCGGCGTCATCGTCCTGCGCGGTCCCAACGTGCTCACCGTCTTGCAGCGCGACGGCAGCAGCCTTCGGGTATGGTTGACGGACCAGACACGTGTCGTCGGACAGCGACAGTCCGTCGCCTCCCTCTCCCACGACGACATCGTGAACGTCCGGGGCACGGTCGGCGACGGTGCGCTGGTGGCGAGGCAGATCGAAGTCACGTTCGCCGCCGCGACGTCGATTGGCGGCGTCGTCACCGCCAAGAACAGCCCGACGAGGCTCCTGATCCTCAACGGCCTCGTTGCCGTGGACGTGGCCGGCGACGTCTTCCTCATCTCGGGCGGTAGGCTCGGGTCGTTCGAGGAGATCCCACTGGGCAGCATGGTGACCGTCTGGGGTGCCCCGGCGTCCGGCGCGGGGATCGGCGGTTCGTTTCGGGCGCGGGTGATCGTGTACTGA
- the arcC gene encoding carbamate kinase, whose translation MRGLAVVAIGGNSLIRDERDVSVAAEREAVRETAEQIAGMVAEGWRILLTHGNGPQVGFNMLRAEVAAKAGLLPRLPLDVLDAQTQGSIGYLLLESLERAFTRPGVRRPIAVLVTRVVVDDHDPAFAQPTKPVGPYYTEEEALALQREEGWKMMEQERGWRRVVPSPRPLEIVELDAIRILLQQGYIVIAGGGGGIPVVRQRDGTLRGVEAVVDKDLASSLLAQAFDAELFLISTGVPQVALDFGRPTQRWVDHMTAAQARRYLEEGHFPPGSMGPKIEAAVAYLEAGGRQVVITSPDSLLSALRGDTGTRITA comes from the coding sequence ATGCGAGGCCTCGCGGTCGTGGCGATCGGCGGCAACTCCTTGATCCGGGATGAACGTGACGTGTCGGTGGCCGCGGAGCGGGAGGCGGTGCGCGAGACCGCAGAGCAGATCGCGGGCATGGTCGCCGAGGGCTGGCGCATCCTGCTGACCCACGGGAACGGCCCGCAGGTGGGGTTCAACATGCTGCGGGCGGAGGTGGCCGCCAAAGCCGGATTGCTGCCGAGACTGCCGCTGGACGTCCTCGACGCGCAGACGCAGGGCAGCATCGGTTATCTGCTGCTCGAGAGCCTCGAACGGGCGTTCACGCGCCCCGGAGTCCGACGACCGATCGCGGTGCTGGTCACCCGCGTGGTCGTGGACGACCATGATCCGGCCTTCGCCCAGCCGACCAAGCCGGTCGGTCCCTACTATACGGAGGAAGAGGCGCTCGCACTGCAGCGCGAGGAAGGCTGGAAGATGATGGAGCAGGAGCGGGGGTGGCGGCGCGTGGTGCCCTCTCCGCGCCCTCTGGAGATCGTCGAACTGGATGCGATCCGCATCCTGCTCCAACAAGGCTACATCGTCATCGCTGGGGGCGGAGGCGGCATCCCGGTCGTGCGGCAACGGGACGGGACGCTGCGCGGCGTCGAGGCGGTCGTAGACAAGGATCTGGCGTCGTCGTTGCTCGCGCAGGCTTTCGATGCCGAGCTGTTTTTGATCTCCACGGGCGTGCCGCAGGTGGCGCTAGACTTCGGCCGGCCGACGCAGCGCTGGGTGGATCACATGACGGCCGCCCAAGCCCGGCGATATCTGGAAGAAGGACACTTCCCGCCGGGCAGCATGGGACCCAAGATCGAAGCGGCGGTGGCCTACCTGGAGGCCGGGGGCAGGCAGGTCGTGATCACCTCGCCCGACTCGCTGCTGAGTGCGCTGCGGGGGGATACGGGGACGCGGATCACCGCCTGA
- a CDS encoding pyridoxal phosphate-dependent aminotransferase: MSRLGTETAFEVLARARALEARGRHVVHLEIGEPDFDTPAFIKQAAVQALEEGYTHYTPAAGLPQAREAVARYVSRTRGLSVDPSEVVITPGGKPVMSFAILALVDAGEEVIYPNPGFPIYESMIRWVGAVPKPLPLREEHDFRADPDELRDLVSPRTRMLILNSPHNPCGSVLSLQDVAAIAEICTERDIYVLSDEIYSRILYDTEHVSIAAFPGMRERTILLDGFSKTYAMTGWRLGYGVMPPRVAQAVTQLMINVNSCTAAFTQIAGIAALEGPQEEVDAMVAEFRHRRDAIVAGLNAIEGIRCRPPAGAFYAFPNVSALDPDGRRFADYLLDEAGVAVLAGTAFGEYGRGYLRISYANSLANIQEALRRIGEAARAFRSEVRA, encoded by the coding sequence ATGTCGCGCCTGGGAACCGAGACGGCATTCGAGGTGTTGGCGCGCGCGCGGGCGCTGGAGGCGCGGGGGCGCCACGTCGTCCACCTGGAAATTGGGGAACCCGACTTCGACACCCCCGCGTTCATCAAGCAGGCGGCGGTGCAGGCGTTGGAGGAAGGCTACACCCACTACACGCCGGCGGCCGGTCTGCCGCAGGCGCGGGAGGCGGTCGCGCGCTACGTCTCGCGCACTCGCGGGCTGTCGGTGGATCCCTCCGAGGTGGTGATCACGCCCGGCGGCAAACCGGTGATGTCGTTTGCGATCCTCGCGCTCGTCGACGCGGGCGAGGAGGTCATCTACCCGAATCCGGGATTCCCGATTTACGAGTCGATGATCCGCTGGGTGGGCGCGGTCCCCAAGCCGCTGCCGTTGCGCGAGGAGCACGACTTCCGGGCCGACCCTGACGAACTGCGCGACCTGGTGAGCCCCCGGACGCGCATGCTGATCCTGAACTCGCCGCATAACCCGTGTGGGTCGGTGCTGTCGCTTCAGGACGTCGCGGCGATCGCGGAGATCTGCACCGAGCGCGACATCTACGTGCTGTCGGACGAGATCTACAGCCGCATCCTCTACGACACAGAACACGTGAGCATCGCGGCGTTTCCCGGCATGCGCGAGCGCACGATCCTCCTCGACGGGTTCTCCAAGACGTACGCGATGACCGGGTGGCGGCTGGGGTATGGGGTGATGCCCCCGCGCGTCGCGCAGGCGGTCACGCAGTTGATGATCAACGTGAACTCGTGCACGGCTGCGTTCACCCAGATCGCCGGAATCGCCGCGCTGGAGGGACCGCAGGAAGAGGTCGACGCGATGGTGGCGGAGTTCCGCCACCGCCGGGATGCCATCGTCGCGGGTCTCAACGCGATCGAGGGGATCCGTTGCCGTCCTCCGGCCGGTGCCTTCTATGCGTTCCCCAACGTGAGTGCGCTCGACCCGGACGGCCGGCGCTTTGCCGACTACCTCCTCGACGAAGCCGGCGTCGCCGTACTCGCCGGCACCGCCTTCGGCGAGTATGGCCGGGGATATCTGCGCATCTCGTACGCCAACAGCCTGGCCAACATCCAGGAGGCGCTCCGGCGCATCGGGGAAGCGGCCAGAGCGTTCCGGTCGGAGGTCCGGGCCTAG
- a CDS encoding ABC-2 family transporter protein — translation MRLIRIAWTYLRVGLAAELQYRANFAVQALQTLGGLGFALGGVWTVFGHTQTLAGWHPEEVAALVGVYFLIRGAINAVIQPSMQLLLEDVRRGTLDFTLTKPEDAQLLVSVRRVEVWRIVDVLVGVAVLAAAVGRLGGRIGVADALAFGVALACGAAIVYSFLLALATFTFWFVRVENILVIFQSMYTAGQWPVGIYPAWLRASLTFVVPIAFAVTVPAEGLTGRLDPVTLGGAAALAVGLLALSRAFWKVGLRRYTGASA, via the coding sequence ATGCGCCTGATCCGGATCGCGTGGACGTACCTGCGCGTCGGCCTGGCGGCCGAACTGCAGTACCGCGCGAACTTCGCGGTGCAGGCGCTGCAGACCCTGGGAGGGCTGGGGTTCGCGCTGGGCGGGGTGTGGACCGTCTTCGGCCACACCCAGACGCTGGCGGGCTGGCATCCGGAGGAAGTCGCGGCGCTGGTCGGCGTCTATTTTCTCATCCGCGGCGCGATCAACGCGGTCATCCAGCCGAGCATGCAACTGCTGCTCGAGGACGTGCGCCGGGGGACGCTCGACTTCACCCTCACCAAACCCGAGGATGCCCAGCTGCTGGTCAGTGTGCGGCGGGTCGAGGTCTGGAGGATCGTCGATGTCCTGGTGGGCGTGGCGGTGCTGGCCGCGGCCGTCGGTCGGCTGGGTGGTCGGATCGGGGTGGCGGACGCGCTGGCGTTCGGCGTCGCGCTCGCCTGCGGCGCCGCCATCGTCTACAGCTTCTTACTGGCGCTGGCCACGTTCACTTTCTGGTTCGTCCGGGTCGAAAACATCCTCGTCATCTTCCAGAGCATGTACACGGCCGGACAGTGGCCGGTGGGGATCTACCCGGCGTGGCTGAGGGCTTCGCTCACGTTCGTCGTGCCCATCGCGTTCGCAGTAACCGTCCCGGCCGAGGGCCTGACCGGCCGCCTGGATCCTGTCACCCTCGGGGGGGCGGCCGCACTGGCGGTGGGGCTGCTGGCGCTGTCGCGCGCGTTCTGGAAGGTAGGGCTGCGCCGCTACACCGGTGCTTCGGCCTGA